A single region of the Fibrobacterota bacterium genome encodes:
- a CDS encoding thiol oxidoreductase, whose product MHPTAAVLRAGFLAFALAGCTAIALAGCMAGNGDGDGPAPEPPRAGGALTAFDATGSAFSNPAPGLSELELRRHEDGDALFSATFVTSPSPVQPGLGPLYNDVSCVACHLRDGRGRPPEGGEPMLGMLFRVSVPGSDAHGGPAPVAGFGIQIQTRAVAGQAAEATLDIAYRDSSVALGGGGSATLRIPAYALSDPWTPLPAAAMLSPRLAPPLLGMGLLQALDEDSLLARADPEDRDGDGISGRPNRVYDPARGAMALGRFGWKANSAGLQQQIAAAFNQDMGVTTPVFPEENCAGDRPDCAGQGPDLDSAGLAKVAYYLETLAVPARRDWDQSQVARGERLFASAGCAACHIPAQTTGTVPGRPELSGQIIHAYTDLLLHDLGPGLADGRPDFDADGREWRTAPLWGLGLTRLVNGHSYLLHDGRARDPLEAVLWHGGEAERARETVRAMAPADRESLLAFLSSL is encoded by the coding sequence ATGCATCCGACCGCGGCCGTGTTGCGCGCCGGCTTCTTGGCCTTCGCGCTGGCGGGTTGTACGGCCATTGCGTTGGCGGGCTGCATGGCCGGGAACGGGGACGGGGATGGGCCCGCGCCCGAGCCGCCCCGCGCCGGCGGAGCCCTGACCGCCTTCGATGCGACCGGGAGCGCCTTCTCGAATCCGGCCCCCGGCCTCTCGGAGCTTGAACTCAGGCGCCACGAGGACGGCGATGCGCTTTTTTCCGCGACCTTCGTGACTTCCCCGTCGCCCGTGCAACCGGGCCTGGGGCCCCTGTACAACGACGTTTCCTGCGTCGCTTGCCATTTGCGGGACGGCCGCGGCCGGCCGCCGGAAGGAGGCGAGCCCATGCTGGGCATGTTGTTCCGAGTCAGCGTCCCCGGAAGCGACGCCCATGGCGGTCCCGCGCCCGTCGCCGGGTTCGGCATCCAAATCCAGACCCGGGCCGTTGCCGGCCAAGCCGCGGAGGCGACGCTCGATATCGCCTATCGGGATTCGTCCGTCGCCCTCGGTGGCGGCGGCAGCGCGACCTTGCGCATCCCCGCCTATGCCCTTAGCGATCCCTGGACGCCCCTTCCGGCCGCGGCGATGCTATCGCCGCGCCTGGCCCCTCCCCTCCTCGGCATGGGACTACTGCAAGCCCTGGATGAAGACTCGCTGCTGGCCCGGGCCGATCCCGAGGACCGCGACGGGGACGGCATCTCCGGCCGCCCTAACCGGGTCTATGATCCCGCGCGTGGCGCCATGGCGCTGGGCCGCTTCGGATGGAAGGCCAATAGCGCGGGCCTCCAACAGCAAATCGCGGCGGCGTTCAACCAAGACATGGGAGTCACCACGCCCGTGTTTCCGGAGGAGAATTGCGCCGGCGACCGCCCCGACTGCGCGGGCCAAGGTCCCGATCTCGACAGCGCCGGCCTGGCAAAGGTGGCTTATTACCTCGAGACCTTGGCGGTGCCGGCCCGCCGGGATTGGGACCAATCCCAGGTGGCGCGGGGCGAGCGACTCTTCGCCTCCGCCGGCTGCGCGGCCTGCCATATCCCCGCCCAAACCACGGGAACCGTTCCCGGCCGGCCCGAGTTGTCCGGGCAGATCATCCACGCGTATACGGATTTGCTTCTGCACGATCTAGGCCCGGGGCTCGCCGACGGCCGTCCCGATTTCGATGCCGACGGACGGGAATGGCGGACCGCGCCTTTGTGGGGCCTGGGCCTTACGCGTCTCGTCAACGGCCACTCCTACCTGCTCCACGACGGGCGGGCGCGCGATCCCTTGGAAGCGGTCCTCTGGCACGGAGGCGAGGCGGAACGGGCGCGTGAGACCGTGCGCGCCATGGCCCCCGCGGATCGCGAGTCCCTGCTCGCGTTCTTATCGTCCTTATAG
- a CDS encoding cystathionine gamma-synthase family protein produces MLKTKGFTTSILHSDRLGKPEHGSLHKPIHTSIAFGYEKAEDLAAVFQGTAKGYAYARQANPTVSAVEAKVTMMEQGVGTVAFSTGMAALAAVLTTLLRKGDHVVSSSFLFGNTNSLLNTLAGIGIEVSFVDATDVRNVEEALKPSTRMVLVETIANPATQVADLARIGTLCEAKKIIYAVDNTLTSPYLFLPKMVKATFSINSLSKYFGGHGNALGGAVTDLGLFAWPAYPNLLDIYKTGDEKLWALLQIRKKGLRDFGGTLAPEAAHVLSVGSETLALRMDRSCGNAGRLAMYLAGHPKVKAVFYPGLPGHPQHALSKELFKRPGALLSFVLADGVEPFAFLNRLKIAICSSNLGDNRTLIIPVAHTIYFEMGPARRASMGIEDGMIRLSVGIEDPEDLVEDFGQALG; encoded by the coding sequence ATTTTGAAGACAAAAGGATTCACTACCAGCATCCTGCACTCGGATCGGCTCGGCAAGCCTGAGCATGGTTCCTTGCATAAACCCATCCACACGTCCATCGCCTTCGGCTACGAGAAGGCCGAGGATCTGGCCGCCGTCTTCCAGGGGACGGCCAAGGGCTACGCCTACGCGCGCCAGGCCAATCCCACCGTTTCGGCGGTGGAAGCCAAGGTCACGATGATGGAACAAGGCGTGGGGACGGTGGCCTTCTCCACGGGCATGGCGGCCTTGGCGGCGGTGTTGACCACCTTGCTGCGCAAGGGCGATCACGTCGTTTCCAGTTCCTTCCTGTTCGGCAATACCAACAGCCTTTTGAATACCTTGGCCGGCATCGGCATCGAGGTCTCCTTCGTGGATGCAACCGACGTACGCAACGTCGAGGAGGCGCTGAAGCCGTCCACGCGCATGGTGCTGGTCGAGACCATCGCCAACCCGGCCACGCAAGTGGCCGATCTCGCCCGCATCGGCACGCTGTGCGAGGCGAAGAAGATCATCTACGCGGTGGACAACACCCTCACCTCGCCTTACCTGTTCCTCCCCAAGATGGTGAAGGCCACCTTCTCCATCAACAGCCTGTCGAAATACTTCGGCGGCCACGGAAACGCCTTGGGCGGGGCCGTCACCGATCTGGGCCTCTTCGCCTGGCCCGCCTATCCGAATCTCCTCGACATCTACAAGACCGGGGATGAGAAGCTATGGGCCCTTCTGCAAATACGCAAGAAGGGCCTGCGCGATTTCGGCGGCACCCTCGCGCCGGAAGCCGCCCATGTCCTTTCGGTGGGCTCGGAAACCCTGGCCCTGCGCATGGATCGCTCTTGCGGCAATGCCGGCCGCTTGGCGATGTACCTCGCGGGCCATCCCAAGGTGAAGGCCGTCTTTTATCCCGGCCTGCCCGGCCATCCCCAGCACGCCCTGTCCAAGGAACTTTTTAAGCGGCCCGGAGCGCTCCTGAGCTTCGTCCTCGCCGACGGCGTCGAGCCCTTCGCCTTCCTCAACCGCCTGAAGATCGCCATCTGTTCCAGCAACCTGGGCGACAACCGCACCCTCATCATCCCGGTGGCACACACCATTTATTTCGAGATGGGCCCGGCGCGGCGCGCCAGCATGGGCATCGAGGACGGCATGATCCGGCTATCGGTGGGCATCGAGGATCCGGAAGACCTGGTAGAGGATTTCGGGCAGGCCTTGGGATAA